In the genome of Coraliomargarita algicola, one region contains:
- a CDS encoding FAD-dependent oxidoreductase, producing the protein MNYEDSFDVIVMGGGPSGAHAALAAARAGQRVLLVEKHGFLGGSLTAMGVGPMMSFHNPAGDQVVAGQAEELVQRLMAKDASPGHIPDSVTYCSTVTPFDSEALKVELEAMIIEAGGVILYHTHFAGAKTDASGQRATAVTLCNKAGLQKYKAKVFIDCTGDGDLCAALGAPFAKGRPEDEAMQPMTMNLKIGNVDMEAVRQDVFERPDDFEFDLGVEEGLKRLRVTPRVSLKAYTNTWKAAKARGEVNVPREFVLFFETATPGVVIVNTSRIQGVDGTNPYHLSHAEMEGRRQNLEIFQFLKKHCRGFEQAIRMDSAAQIGIRETRRIEGLYTLTAADVLEETNFPDPIALGGYPIDIHSPDKAETNSNHLGENTRYQIPMRSLLLAKPDNLIVAGRCISATHEAMAAFRVSPIAMAIGQAAGTMAASALEQGLSVNKVDYVLVRESLLRGGAILPNDL; encoded by the coding sequence ATGAATTACGAAGACAGTTTCGATGTCATTGTTATGGGCGGGGGGCCTTCCGGGGCTCACGCCGCTCTAGCGGCTGCACGTGCGGGGCAGCGCGTCTTGTTAGTTGAGAAACACGGCTTTCTCGGTGGTTCGCTCACTGCGATGGGCGTGGGCCCAATGATGAGTTTTCACAATCCTGCCGGTGACCAAGTGGTGGCGGGGCAGGCTGAAGAACTGGTGCAGCGACTGATGGCAAAGGATGCAAGTCCCGGCCATATTCCCGATAGTGTCACTTATTGCAGCACAGTGACGCCATTTGATAGTGAGGCACTCAAGGTGGAGTTGGAGGCGATGATCATTGAAGCTGGGGGTGTGATCTTGTATCATACTCACTTCGCTGGAGCCAAGACCGATGCCTCTGGGCAACGAGCGACTGCTGTGACCTTGTGTAATAAGGCTGGTTTGCAGAAGTATAAAGCTAAGGTCTTTATCGATTGCACGGGCGATGGCGATCTTTGCGCCGCATTGGGGGCACCCTTTGCCAAGGGGCGCCCTGAGGACGAAGCGATGCAGCCGATGACGATGAATCTGAAAATCGGAAATGTCGATATGGAGGCTGTGCGTCAGGATGTCTTTGAGCGACCTGATGACTTTGAATTCGACCTTGGAGTGGAGGAGGGGCTTAAGCGCTTACGTGTGACCCCTCGTGTCAGCCTGAAAGCCTACACCAACACATGGAAAGCCGCTAAAGCACGTGGAGAGGTGAATGTGCCGCGCGAGTTTGTGCTCTTTTTCGAAACGGCGACACCCGGAGTCGTTATCGTAAACACATCCCGTATTCAAGGGGTGGATGGGACGAATCCATACCACCTCAGTCATGCAGAGATGGAGGGGCGTCGCCAAAATTTAGAGATTTTCCAATTCTTAAAGAAGCACTGTCGCGGCTTTGAGCAAGCGATCCGTATGGATAGTGCCGCTCAGATCGGGATTCGTGAGACGCGTCGAATCGAAGGGCTTTATACACTCACCGCGGCCGACGTTCTGGAAGAAACCAATTTTCCCGATCCGATTGCACTCGGAGGCTATCCGATTGATATTCATTCGCCCGATAAAGCCGAGACGAATTCGAACCACCTCGGTGAGAACACCCGCTATCAAATACCGATGCGTTCCTTGTTGTTGGCCAAACCGGACAATTTAATTGTTGCCGGTCGTTGTATTAGTGCGACTCACGAAGCAATGGCTGCATTCCGTGTCAGTCCCATCGCAATGGCCATTGGTCAAGCGGCGGGTACCATGGCGGCAAGTGCTCTGGAGCAAGGGCTGTCGGTCAATAAAGTTGATTATGTGCTGGTTCGAGAATCTCTTTTGAGAGGGGGGGCAATACTGCCTAATGATTTATAG